Proteins from a single region of Rhizobium brockwellii:
- a CDS encoding DEAD/DEAH box helicase has product MDASLAFRRAGELFEWLARSNDSLAEVVPLALFAAGSYQLGGLPAMAAGLLRQVKSNDDGILLFADFLSADFDRVLERVAVFWNANPQATVPDASNAFFKEDIDSDLAWLTTLELIRSVGLAADSLRRGQFDRLEAAMTHLRQVERFLVRLAPEDVATLAFFIRSACERYAKATIYQPLRRLAAMRPGHLDYLDGFARRQYARGRGVLWQSQHQGIERLLQNSSFALCTPTGSGKTLVANLAIVKELLLQGDGHLAPLALYIVPSRALAGEVESKLTGELGREFIVTGLYGGADWGITDAWLTADTPTVLIATVEKADALMRYLGPMLLARLKLLLVDEAHQVVIENTVYAQEALAGHTSRAARLEAFISRLLARKPDVVRIALTAVAGGAAGPVARWIEGNSTAEAVGSYYRSTRQAIGTFEVRPGAAPEILFDMLNDRVLAVRGRDANVYMRLRIAPMPQAPAVVRGSLNHNTQLAVLWTALHLTDSDRRILVSVSQSPEDTIKWYADAFALNGWDAAPAFVPPAESPDVELFKSARMVCADYCGQDSHELKLLERGIATNHGQMPQRLRRMMVALIERSICRITVATATLTEGVNLPFDLIFLPSVMRSSFDVATRTRTEHPMSTAEFRNLAGRAGRPGAAKGMEGMTLVALPVAESTTAPGQRQTQRNQIGARRAEYDNLLGGLIADAAGGGEHHSPLAVLMRSIWQRSLQLGLVTSADFLNWLEGAVPQELSGEAGTASPSATARLADSIDELDGIILSAIEELQAIDPVQLTQAQIEAALAKVWQNTFARVASAYENWMEVAFIQRGRGLVATVYPDASERRVLYSFGYTPCIGLRFRPAAEKLLDILHYADGYGGMQDDDRMALFRQMGDVIADDRGFGFAVRDTVIGRALYARWHEVLAWWMSANDAPQPPTDDLRAWQTFVADNLEFRLAVAIGAAVAQRWTEENPDPFATPALNTWKETADLPWFAFWAKELLRWGTLDPFVAFALSQGIARSRDDAIPLKQDFLDWMDDREGPVGGAEDLIDPRNFLEWSRSRRKSPTDRVVTRSLQAGLSGTTGANGKYSVIPIRVADGLRWIDPAGFELAVSTDSPTMLGPDMYGQDFDLLTGKGTEIVRAF; this is encoded by the coding sequence ATGGACGCGAGCCTTGCTTTCCGCCGGGCCGGCGAGCTGTTCGAATGGCTGGCCCGTTCGAACGATAGTCTAGCTGAAGTCGTGCCGCTGGCACTGTTTGCGGCGGGATCCTACCAGCTGGGCGGGTTGCCTGCGATGGCAGCGGGGCTTTTACGGCAGGTAAAGTCGAATGACGACGGCATTCTCCTCTTCGCCGACTTCCTCAGCGCCGATTTCGACCGCGTGCTTGAAAGGGTTGCCGTCTTCTGGAACGCCAATCCTCAAGCGACCGTGCCGGACGCGTCCAACGCGTTTTTCAAGGAAGATATAGACTCCGATCTCGCGTGGTTGACGACGCTCGAGCTGATCAGGTCGGTCGGCCTCGCGGCTGACAGCCTGCGCCGGGGCCAGTTCGACAGGCTGGAAGCTGCAATGACGCACCTTCGCCAGGTCGAACGCTTTCTAGTGCGCCTCGCCCCCGAAGATGTCGCGACGCTGGCTTTCTTCATCCGGTCCGCCTGCGAGCGTTATGCCAAGGCGACTATCTATCAGCCTCTTCGGCGATTGGCCGCAATGCGTCCGGGGCATCTGGACTATTTGGACGGTTTTGCCAGGCGGCAATATGCCAGAGGACGCGGGGTGCTCTGGCAATCACAACATCAGGGCATCGAGCGGCTGCTACAAAACTCCTCCTTCGCCCTGTGCACGCCAACCGGATCGGGAAAAACGCTCGTCGCAAATCTGGCAATCGTAAAAGAGCTGCTTTTGCAGGGCGACGGCCATCTGGCGCCGCTTGCCCTCTATATCGTTCCCTCTCGCGCGCTTGCTGGCGAGGTCGAGTCAAAACTCACCGGCGAGCTCGGCCGCGAATTCATCGTCACTGGGCTCTACGGCGGCGCCGACTGGGGCATCACCGATGCATGGCTCACAGCCGATACGCCGACCGTGCTTATTGCCACCGTCGAAAAGGCCGATGCGCTGATGCGCTATCTTGGACCCATGCTACTTGCGCGGTTGAAGCTCCTCTTGGTGGATGAGGCCCACCAAGTCGTCATTGAAAATACGGTTTATGCCCAGGAAGCACTGGCGGGACATACCAGCCGCGCGGCGCGGCTCGAGGCCTTCATTTCCAGGCTTTTGGCCCGCAAGCCAGATGTGGTCAGGATTGCCCTAACGGCCGTCGCGGGCGGGGCAGCGGGCCCGGTCGCTCGATGGATCGAAGGGAATTCGACCGCTGAGGCGGTCGGGTCCTATTACCGCAGCACGAGGCAGGCGATCGGCACATTCGAAGTACGCCCAGGCGCTGCCCCGGAAATCCTCTTCGACATGCTCAATGACCGCGTTCTCGCGGTGAGAGGCAGAGATGCGAATGTCTATATGCGACTTCGAATTGCGCCGATGCCACAGGCACCGGCGGTGGTCAGGGGTAGCCTCAACCACAATACGCAATTGGCGGTCTTGTGGACGGCGCTTCACCTGACCGATAGTGACCGGCGTATCCTCGTCTCTGTGTCACAAAGCCCAGAGGACACTATCAAATGGTATGCAGACGCTTTTGCGTTAAACGGGTGGGACGCGGCGCCCGCTTTCGTGCCGCCGGCGGAAAGCCCGGACGTTGAGCTGTTTAAGTCTGCAAGAATGGTCTGCGCCGACTATTGCGGCCAGGATTCCCACGAGTTGAAATTACTTGAGAGGGGGATAGCGACCAACCACGGTCAGATGCCGCAGCGCCTCAGGCGCATGATGGTTGCCCTGATCGAGCGTTCGATCTGCCGGATAACCGTGGCAACGGCCACTTTGACCGAAGGCGTCAACCTGCCCTTTGATCTGATCTTCTTGCCGTCGGTGATGAGAAGCTCCTTCGATGTCGCCACGCGAACGCGAACCGAACATCCGATGTCAACGGCGGAGTTTCGCAATCTCGCCGGCCGCGCCGGCCGCCCTGGCGCCGCCAAGGGAATGGAAGGGATGACACTCGTTGCGCTTCCTGTGGCGGAATCAACCACGGCTCCAGGTCAGCGCCAGACGCAGCGTAATCAGATCGGCGCGCGTCGGGCGGAATACGACAATCTCCTTGGAGGTTTGATTGCGGATGCTGCAGGCGGCGGCGAACATCACAGTCCGCTCGCGGTGCTGATGCGTTCGATATGGCAGCGATCGTTGCAGCTCGGCCTCGTGACTTCTGCCGACTTTTTGAACTGGCTGGAAGGTGCTGTGCCGCAGGAACTGTCCGGCGAGGCCGGGACCGCCTCGCCTTCCGCGACAGCTCGACTAGCAGATAGTATCGACGAGCTGGATGGCATCATCTTGTCCGCGATCGAAGAGCTGCAGGCAATCGACCCGGTCCAGTTGACACAAGCGCAGATCGAGGCGGCTTTAGCCAAGGTTTGGCAGAACACCTTCGCCAGGGTGGCCTCGGCCTATGAGAACTGGATGGAAGTAGCCTTCATCCAGAGGGGCAGAGGTCTGGTCGCGACGGTATATCCCGACGCGTCGGAGCGAAGGGTGCTCTACAGCTTCGGCTATACACCTTGCATTGGCCTGCGCTTTCGCCCCGCGGCAGAAAAATTGCTGGACATATTACACTATGCCGATGGCTATGGCGGCATGCAGGACGACGATCGCATGGCCTTGTTCCGGCAGATGGGCGATGTCATCGCCGACGACCGGGGTTTTGGCTTTGCCGTGCGCGACACGGTGATCGGTCGCGCGCTTTACGCCCGATGGCACGAGGTTCTGGCATGGTGGATGTCTGCTAATGATGCTCCACAGCCGCCAACCGACGATCTTCGCGCGTGGCAGACCTTCGTCGCGGATAATCTAGAATTCCGTCTTGCGGTTGCCATCGGCGCCGCCGTTGCCCAGCGCTGGACTGAAGAAAACCCCGATCCTTTCGCGACCCCTGCCCTCAACACGTGGAAAGAAACGGCCGATCTCCCGTGGTTCGCCTTCTGGGCAAAGGAATTGCTGCGCTGGGGGACACTCGATCCGTTTGTGGCGTTCGCCTTGTCGCAGGGCATTGCCCGCTCCCGCGATGACGCCATCCCGCTAAAACAGGACTTCCTGGATTGGATGGACGACCGCGAAGGGCCTGTGGGAGGCGCCGAGGATCTGATCGATCCGCGGAATTTCCTCGAGTGGTCGCGCAGCAGGCGAAAAAGCCCGACCGACCGAGTGGTAACCCGATCGCTGCAAGCCGGTCTGTCCGGCACTACCGGCGCAAACGGAAAATACTCCGTCATCCCTATCCGGGTTGCCGATGGCCTACGCTGGATCGATCCGGCCGGCTTCGAACTGGCGGTGTCGACAGACAGTCCGACCATGCTAGGCCCTGACATGTACGGCCAAGATTTCGATCTCCTGACCGGCAAGGGGACCGAGATTGTGAGAGCGTTTTAG
- a CDS encoding UvrD-helicase domain-containing protein, translating to MKEETTSQNRVDTTIASAGTGKTYRLVQDIVTEVFAGTAPHRILATTFTKKAAAELAGRIRATLIDRGQPELASAMLSARIGTVNAVCGALISEFAFELGRSPISEVIAEDRQASIFGRAAGLVMEECGPAISEIAERFGIQARSYSTHGRTVRGWQDDVRRAVDLGRSNGIPVERFAHCGTRSSASLMALLPPETSGQTAEEIDFALASAIEACMFGIERNRASLKSGTLTKDVPTVEKALRTLRSGERISWPEWAKLAKLGATKTDASLFADVIAAATAHPKHPALRADIERYIALIFDCAAKCISAYADYKRVRGLLDFVDQEMLALDIITNPANEERLCELIGAVFVDEFQDSSPIQIAIFTALSRIARRNLWVGDPKQSIYGFRDADPALTIAASAAITKATGGITGYLRRSYRTRPQLADFVNAAITPNMARVGMTDEEIRFDGCERTENMETPPALSFWPMTGKKKEDRTAMLAAQIAGLLAKPAEWPVTGKDGLPRNTRGGDIAVLCRGNQQVGELALALSEHGIRVAVERSGLLAQPEIEFTLAAFRWVADGSDTLALAELVRLATDNDDWFATIFEKDGKAGLISHAPFVDALIEIRERALQLTPVEVFDALLHAPTILDTLLSWGSSEQRLQNLEALRGLVEAYQDDQRAERQASTLTGACAWIMSRDDARQPQSRHPDAVNIMTYHAAKGLEWPIVLLTELDALAKGSPFGMVAENEGAPDWSSPLATRVLRFWPWPYGEQQKDVGLDVWAPVSPEGISALAEERRERTRLLYVGLTRARDYLVLSSTGGAQPWLDELQSDEGVPLVRDAGDTISVGVERFTSRPSPEALPTPQSRSKPPQEYVRPVATPRAYPPLRIRPSDAVLSDAQVTIAETETIGDRIPLVGHPDLQMLGEAVHRFLAADNPDAQTAMRTQCAAATLARWGVPQLSAADTVAISDRLQSFITRRFGSATQLKEWPIHAEDGLQIVGGRLDLLIDIGDGFAIIDHKSFPGSVALDELRLREFAGQVNLYARAIQRITGKGHFEYWIHQPIAAVMNRIELE from the coding sequence ATGAAAGAAGAAACGACGTCGCAAAACCGAGTTGACACGACGATTGCCAGTGCTGGCACCGGCAAGACATACCGGCTCGTGCAGGACATTGTCACCGAGGTTTTCGCCGGCACAGCTCCGCACAGGATCCTCGCGACCACTTTCACTAAGAAAGCAGCTGCCGAACTTGCAGGTCGAATTCGAGCCACTTTGATCGACAGGGGTCAGCCGGAGCTTGCCTCTGCCATGCTGTCTGCTCGAATAGGCACCGTGAACGCAGTTTGCGGCGCGTTGATCTCGGAATTCGCTTTCGAACTCGGACGATCGCCGATCTCGGAGGTCATAGCCGAGGACCGACAGGCTTCGATATTCGGAAGGGCAGCCGGATTGGTGATGGAGGAATGTGGCCCTGCGATTTCAGAGATTGCGGAACGTTTTGGCATTCAAGCACGTAGCTATTCGACCCATGGCCGAACAGTTCGAGGCTGGCAAGACGACGTTCGGCGTGCAGTTGATCTAGGGCGTTCAAACGGCATACCGGTGGAGCGCTTTGCCCACTGCGGGACCCGCTCAAGCGCCAGCTTAATGGCACTCCTGCCACCGGAAACGTCTGGTCAAACGGCAGAGGAGATAGACTTCGCACTCGCTTCGGCTATCGAGGCATGTATGTTCGGCATCGAAAGGAACCGGGCCAGCTTGAAGAGCGGGACCTTAACAAAGGATGTCCCGACGGTTGAGAAGGCTCTCCGCACCCTGCGTAGCGGCGAGCGGATATCCTGGCCGGAATGGGCAAAACTCGCCAAACTCGGGGCCACCAAAACGGATGCATCGCTCTTTGCGGATGTGATCGCGGCTGCAACCGCCCATCCAAAACATCCGGCCCTGAGGGCTGATATCGAGCGTTACATCGCGTTGATCTTTGATTGCGCAGCCAAATGCATCAGCGCATATGCCGATTATAAGCGCGTTCGTGGTCTTCTCGACTTTGTCGATCAGGAAATGCTTGCGCTGGACATCATCACCAATCCGGCAAACGAGGAGCGACTTTGCGAACTTATCGGTGCGGTCTTCGTCGACGAGTTTCAGGATTCGAGCCCGATCCAAATCGCAATCTTCACTGCCTTATCGCGTATCGCAAGGCGCAACCTGTGGGTCGGCGATCCCAAGCAATCGATCTACGGATTCCGCGATGCCGACCCGGCGCTAACCATTGCCGCCTCCGCTGCCATCACCAAAGCCACAGGCGGCATCACGGGTTATCTACGTCGCTCCTACCGCACCCGCCCTCAGCTTGCTGACTTCGTCAACGCGGCGATCACGCCCAATATGGCGCGGGTCGGCATGACGGATGAAGAGATCAGGTTCGACGGATGCGAGCGGACCGAGAACATGGAAACACCGCCTGCCCTGTCATTCTGGCCAATGACGGGCAAGAAAAAGGAAGATCGCACCGCAATGCTCGCGGCCCAGATCGCGGGTCTGCTTGCCAAACCCGCCGAGTGGCCCGTCACGGGCAAAGACGGTCTGCCGCGCAATACGCGTGGTGGCGACATCGCGGTCTTGTGTCGCGGAAATCAACAGGTCGGCGAGCTCGCTTTGGCTTTATCAGAACATGGCATCCGGGTCGCGGTGGAGCGATCGGGACTCCTTGCCCAGCCGGAGATCGAGTTCACGCTTGCCGCCTTCCGATGGGTCGCGGATGGTAGCGATACGCTCGCACTCGCTGAACTTGTCCGGCTGGCGACCGACAACGATGATTGGTTCGCCACTATTTTTGAAAAGGACGGAAAAGCCGGCCTGATTTCGCACGCTCCTTTTGTCGATGCGCTGATCGAAATCCGCGAACGCGCGCTCCAGCTGACGCCCGTAGAGGTTTTCGACGCATTGCTCCATGCGCCGACAATACTTGACACGCTCCTCAGTTGGGGCAGTTCCGAGCAGCGGCTTCAGAACTTGGAAGCTCTCCGCGGCCTAGTCGAGGCCTATCAGGACGACCAGCGTGCCGAGCGACAGGCGTCAACCTTGACTGGCGCCTGCGCGTGGATCATGTCGCGCGACGACGCTCGCCAGCCGCAAAGCCGGCATCCAGATGCCGTGAACATCATGACCTATCATGCGGCCAAAGGTCTTGAATGGCCGATCGTCTTGTTGACCGAGCTCGATGCATTGGCCAAGGGTTCTCCGTTCGGCATGGTTGCCGAGAACGAAGGCGCGCCGGACTGGAGTTCCCCTCTTGCAACGCGCGTCTTGCGGTTCTGGCCTTGGCCATACGGGGAGCAACAGAAGGACGTTGGTCTGGACGTGTGGGCGCCAGTGAGCCCTGAAGGTATATCGGCGCTCGCAGAAGAGCGCCGGGAGCGGACACGCCTTCTCTATGTCGGACTCACTCGCGCCCGCGACTATCTGGTTTTGTCGAGTACCGGCGGTGCCCAGCCGTGGCTCGATGAACTGCAAAGCGATGAAGGCGTGCCGCTCGTAAGGGATGCCGGAGATACCATCAGCGTGGGGGTAGAAAGGTTTACTAGCCGTCCCTCTCCCGAGGCCCTGCCGACGCCGCAGTCACGCAGCAAGCCGCCGCAGGAATATGTGAGACCGGTTGCAACACCCAGAGCTTACCCCCCTCTCAGGATTCGACCCAGCGACGCCGTCCTATCCGACGCGCAGGTCACGATTGCAGAAACAGAAACCATCGGCGATCGCATTCCCTTGGTGGGACATCCCGATCTTCAAATGCTGGGCGAAGCAGTTCATCGGTTTCTCGCCGCAGACAATCCAGACGCGCAAACGGCAATGCGTACGCAGTGCGCTGCCGCCACTCTTGCCCGTTGGGGCGTTCCACAATTAAGTGCCGCTGACACCGTCGCGATCTCGGATCGATTGCAGTCTTTCATCACGCGCCGGTTCGGAAGCGCCACCCAATTGAAGGAATGGCCTATCCATGCCGAGGATGGCCTCCAAATCGTCGGCGGCCGCCTCGATCTTCTGATCGACATTGGCGACGGATTTGCGATCATCGATCATAAGAGCTTTCCGGGATCGGTAGCGTTGGACGAGTTGCGCCTGCGCGAATTTGCCGGACAGGTGAACCTCTACGCCCGGGCAATCCAACGGATCACTGGCAAAGGCCACTTCGAATACTGGATCCATCAGCCGATTGCGGCAGTTATGAACCGTATCGAGCTAGAGTAA
- a CDS encoding PD-(D/E)XK nuclease family protein: MDIVFGLWADAGSVPDHGGDRGGSMGQPVLGPAGLVDTLETILGIGGPRKPQVVRIASFQATLESLDGDYFWTASLQMDPWSTAQTLLGWRDELIGFGWQHDQNWREPRLSNLAAASRAAIELPAGLSDRIAAIMNELAASSMRPLTRIRLIDPIDLCPSPLRRLLERLSNLGCVMEAIKSTAAAPVETSLGKLQRWMLNSSGTLEGADGSVTVASSASKPLAAEIVGQWFANQTGNTTIALVSQDGDTDLLDHGLAGAGAPRAGRSRSSIHRGSLQLLLLAFKIVWAPFDPRALMELLVFPNSPVSPRAAWHLAAALEQAPGRGGIEWEEAWTKIDQNERLRAQGETGELDASDRRLSRWREWAEPQTADPILGIPLQQALAICDRVAVWAARRYAMTNDFLYSATSTLAGEVRAALSALERDQLPRLLVERIIDQALDLGEANPNARAEAASWRSVPHPGSIWAPVSTVVWWNFGVTREGSLRSPWSERERQELSSAGCPADDMAMGARAASAAWERAILNARCSVLLIAAGLDSDAEDSLHPLAHRLKPALDRVGTILQLETALSASEINIAGTVIGRHPIASSPLPQAKFSWPTPADFGTRLAEVTQSATSLESLLSCQLMWALRHVARLRAGRVRSIPDANQLLGNLAHAIARHIFVPGVPPDPNTAAQQTTLLLENKIDQLAAPLRHPEFAEELNFARRRLPAAMASLARCLVDNHLTVEATEQQVSGTFEAVLSMRGAVDLITRDQMGQAVIVDLKWTRSDRTRVDELAKGGAVQLASYGALVAGDHPYRAGYFLLNQRQFATLEGSGLIGRLVQGNRSLPDTWTAIIAAWRSWRSVTEGGQILATGVEGVAHLLPSDLTIAREVHCERCDYSTLCRVRAIA, translated from the coding sequence ATGGACATCGTATTTGGACTTTGGGCTGACGCTGGCTCCGTCCCGGATCATGGTGGTGATCGCGGCGGCTCTATGGGACAACCTGTGCTTGGACCGGCCGGTCTGGTCGATACGCTGGAGACGATACTGGGCATCGGAGGTCCGCGTAAGCCGCAGGTCGTCAGAATCGCATCGTTCCAAGCGACCTTAGAGAGCCTCGATGGAGACTACTTCTGGACCGCGTCCCTTCAAATGGATCCGTGGTCTACCGCGCAAACACTACTTGGATGGCGCGACGAACTGATCGGGTTTGGATGGCAGCATGACCAGAACTGGCGAGAGCCACGGCTCAGCAACCTCGCTGCCGCGTCTCGGGCAGCCATCGAGCTGCCGGCCGGTCTGTCCGATCGGATCGCCGCCATCATGAACGAACTGGCGGCATCCAGCATGCGTCCGCTTACCCGAATAAGACTAATCGATCCAATCGATTTATGTCCGTCGCCACTTCGCCGTCTCCTCGAACGGCTTAGCAATCTCGGTTGTGTGATGGAGGCGATCAAGTCGACCGCCGCGGCCCCGGTAGAGACGTCGCTCGGAAAGCTACAGCGATGGATGCTCAACTCAAGCGGAACGTTGGAAGGGGCAGACGGTAGCGTGACGGTGGCATCGTCGGCCAGCAAGCCGCTCGCCGCCGAAATTGTCGGGCAATGGTTTGCCAACCAGACGGGGAACACCACGATTGCGCTCGTCTCACAGGACGGCGACACGGATCTTCTCGACCATGGACTGGCCGGCGCCGGTGCGCCGCGCGCAGGCCGCAGCCGGTCCTCGATCCATCGGGGATCGCTGCAACTTCTGCTACTTGCTTTCAAGATCGTCTGGGCACCATTTGACCCGCGCGCGCTGATGGAGCTCCTGGTTTTTCCCAATTCGCCCGTCTCGCCGCGTGCGGCTTGGCATCTGGCCGCAGCGCTTGAACAAGCTCCAGGCCGCGGAGGGATTGAATGGGAAGAAGCCTGGACCAAGATTGACCAGAACGAACGTCTCAGGGCACAGGGCGAGACAGGCGAGCTTGACGCTTCCGATCGGCGGCTTTCACGCTGGCGGGAATGGGCAGAACCTCAGACCGCCGACCCTATTCTTGGGATCCCTCTCCAACAGGCATTGGCGATCTGTGACCGGGTTGCGGTCTGGGCTGCACGCAGATACGCCATGACCAATGATTTTCTATACTCCGCGACCTCCACCCTTGCAGGTGAGGTCCGGGCAGCGCTATCGGCGTTGGAGCGAGACCAGTTGCCTCGGCTTCTTGTTGAACGCATCATTGACCAGGCCCTCGATCTCGGCGAAGCCAATCCGAACGCGCGGGCAGAAGCAGCTAGCTGGCGGAGCGTACCGCATCCAGGCTCCATCTGGGCACCGGTTTCCACTGTGGTCTGGTGGAATTTTGGCGTGACGCGGGAAGGGTCCCTACGTTCACCCTGGAGCGAGCGCGAAAGACAGGAGCTTTCGTCCGCGGGCTGTCCCGCCGACGACATGGCGATGGGGGCTCGCGCAGCGAGCGCTGCTTGGGAGCGCGCGATCTTGAACGCGCGCTGCTCCGTTCTCCTGATCGCTGCCGGGCTCGACAGCGACGCCGAAGACAGTTTACATCCGCTGGCACATCGCTTGAAACCGGCGCTCGATCGGGTAGGCACGATTCTGCAGCTTGAAACTGCGCTAAGCGCTTCGGAGATCAATATCGCCGGTACGGTGATCGGACGGCATCCAATCGCCTCGTCACCTCTCCCGCAAGCAAAATTTTCCTGGCCAACCCCGGCAGACTTCGGCACGCGCCTAGCGGAAGTTACTCAATCGGCAACCTCGCTGGAAAGCCTGTTATCCTGTCAGCTTATGTGGGCCCTCCGACACGTCGCAAGGCTTAGGGCAGGTCGAGTTCGCTCAATCCCCGACGCAAATCAGCTGCTTGGTAATCTCGCGCATGCTATCGCCCGCCATATCTTCGTGCCTGGTGTCCCGCCCGATCCCAATACCGCCGCGCAACAAACAACCTTGCTCCTTGAAAACAAGATTGATCAGCTCGCGGCCCCGCTGCGGCATCCAGAATTTGCCGAGGAGCTCAATTTCGCGCGCAGGCGGCTGCCAGCTGCGATGGCTAGCCTGGCACGATGCCTAGTTGACAATCATCTAACCGTCGAGGCAACGGAACAACAAGTCAGCGGGACATTTGAAGCCGTGCTTTCCATGCGAGGTGCAGTTGATCTCATTACCCGTGACCAAATGGGGCAAGCCGTGATCGTCGATCTCAAATGGACCCGCAGCGATCGGACCCGCGTCGATGAACTCGCCAAAGGCGGCGCAGTACAGTTGGCCAGTTATGGAGCACTCGTTGCCGGAGATCACCCCTATCGTGCCGGCTACTTCCTTTTGAACCAGCGCCAGTTTGCGACACTGGAGGGGAGCGGTCTAATTGGTCGCCTTGTTCAGGGCAACAGGTCGTTGCCCGATACCTGGACGGCAATCATCGCCGCTTGGAGGAGCTGGCGATCTGTGACCGAAGGCGGGCAGATTCTCGCAACCGGCGTGGAAGGAGTGGCGCACTTGCTCCCAAGCGATCTAACCATAGCGCGTGAGGTGCATTGCGAGCGTTGCGACTATTCAACGCTCTGTCGGGTTAGGGCTATCGCATGA
- a CDS encoding DUF6602 domain-containing protein, protein MSTWSIQTLLSELHDDIQERLGRARKAFGHPGTKGDASEAVWLEMMQTYLPMRYQAASAHVVDSTGAFSDQIDVVVFDRQYSPFIFSFQGQTVIPAESVYAVFEAKQSINAEQVAYARKKVASVRSLHRTSLPIPHAGGTYPAKPLQNIIGGLLTLESDWSPGLGVALTSALTDGSEADRLDLGCVAAHGIFARDLEGTDMLTPMRKPATAFLFELIARLQEKATVPMIDIRAYARWLDVDLPT, encoded by the coding sequence ATGAGCACTTGGTCTATCCAAACGCTCCTTTCAGAGCTGCATGACGACATTCAGGAGCGACTAGGGCGTGCCCGAAAGGCTTTCGGCCATCCCGGAACGAAGGGCGACGCCAGTGAAGCTGTCTGGCTTGAGATGATGCAAACTTATCTGCCTATGCGTTATCAGGCAGCATCTGCCCATGTCGTCGACAGCACCGGAGCATTCAGCGACCAGATCGACGTGGTCGTCTTCGATCGCCAGTATTCGCCTTTTATCTTCTCTTTTCAGGGGCAAACCGTCATTCCCGCGGAGAGCGTGTATGCGGTCTTTGAGGCTAAGCAGTCGATCAATGCAGAACAGGTCGCATACGCCCGCAAGAAAGTTGCTAGTGTACGATCTCTGCATCGCACGAGCCTTCCTATTCCCCATGCTGGTGGCACATATCCAGCCAAGCCGCTGCAGAATATTATCGGAGGTTTGTTGACGCTGGAGAGCGACTGGTCACCCGGACTTGGCGTAGCACTCACCAGTGCGCTGACTGACGGTAGCGAGGCTGACCGGCTCGATCTAGGCTGCGTGGCAGCACACGGTATCTTTGCTCGCGATCTGGAAGGAACCGACATGCTCACGCCTATGCGCAAGCCAGCGACGGCATTCCTCTTTGAGCTGATTGCTCGACTGCAGGAAAAAGCCACAGTTCCTATGATTGACATCCGGGCATATGCGCGTTGGCTTGATGTTGATTTACCTACCTAA
- a CDS encoding AAA family ATPase has protein sequence MQNMPGLDELFERRQTYPDFEPQERLARLVGLDDQKSRLAKILGLMVNPQGLEKWAARFHAAEARALLDVILRRPPLVILAGDVGSGKTELAETIGDAVARQEDIEITLFPLSLATRGQGRVGEMTQLLSAAFEHTVQAASKLSGDRKAKGGIILLVDEADALAQSRESSQMHHEDRAGVNAFIRGIDRLANLRLPAAVIMCTNRLNALDPAVRRRAADILKFARPSNEQRQHILSLRLGPLGITASQLQMLVSATGATGDAPGFTFSDLTQRLLPAIALDAYPHKPVEGARALQIAKAMQPTPAFRDEVVAIEVTR, from the coding sequence ATGCAAAATATGCCCGGCCTGGACGAGCTTTTCGAGCGACGTCAGACTTATCCTGATTTTGAGCCTCAGGAGCGGCTCGCGCGACTAGTCGGTCTCGATGACCAGAAATCTCGTCTGGCCAAAATCCTTGGTCTCATGGTCAATCCGCAGGGGCTCGAAAAGTGGGCTGCCCGTTTTCATGCAGCTGAAGCGCGTGCCTTGCTCGATGTCATCTTGCGTCGTCCGCCGCTTGTTATCCTCGCAGGGGACGTGGGGTCGGGCAAGACCGAGCTCGCCGAGACGATCGGAGACGCTGTAGCGCGCCAGGAAGACATTGAGATCACCTTGTTCCCACTCAGTCTGGCCACACGCGGCCAGGGCCGTGTCGGTGAAATGACACAGCTGCTTTCCGCGGCATTCGAGCACACGGTGCAGGCGGCAAGCAAGCTCAGCGGAGATCGAAAAGCCAAAGGTGGCATCATCCTTCTAGTCGACGAAGCCGATGCCCTTGCACAGTCACGGGAATCCTCGCAGATGCACCATGAGGATCGCGCTGGCGTCAACGCATTCATCCGGGGTATCGACCGCCTTGCGAACCTTCGGCTTCCTGCAGCGGTGATCATGTGTACGAATCGCCTCAATGCCCTCGATCCTGCGGTACGTCGCCGAGCTGCGGACATATTAAAGTTTGCTCGTCCGAGCAACGAGCAGCGACAGCACATCCTTTCGCTTCGTCTCGGCCCGCTTGGAATCACCGCAAGCCAGTTGCAGATGCTGGTCTCGGCGACTGGGGCAACGGGAGATGCTCCCGGTTTTACGTTTTCAGACCTAACCCAACGCCTCCTGCCGGCAATCGCGCTTGATGCTTACCCGCACAAACCGGTTGAGGGAGCACGCGCACTGCAGATCGCAAAGGCGATGCAGCCGACGCCAGCTTTTCGCGATGAGGTCGTAGCAATAGAGGTTACCCGATGA